The DNA segment TTTTCCCATTTATCCGCATCCCACACTTTCCACATGCTGCTTGACGACAAGCTGCATGATGAAAAAAAGCAAGTGAATCATCCAAATTTTGATATATATATTCTAATAAGTCCATGACAGACACCTCATCATTTTCTTCCACCGGAACAATATAGTTTTGTTGGAACTTTCCAGTTTTCT comes from the Blautia liquoris genome and includes:
- a CDS encoding 2Fe-2S iron-sulfur cluster-binding protein, translated to MKNITVIVQRFDQKTGKFQQNYIVPVEENDEVSVMDLLEYIYQNLDDSLAFFHHAACRQAACGKCGMRINGKTGLSCKVKADCDEINLEPVNDKIVRDLVCH